TACGGGCGGAACCGTTAGCGGCACTGCAAAATACTTGAAGGAAAAGAATCCTAATTTGTATGTAATCGCCATTGAGCCGGATGATTCTCCCATGATTTCCAAGGGTGTTGCCGGACCTCATAAAATTCAGGGTATCGGTGCAAATTTCATTCCCAAGATCTATGACCCCAAGGTGGTAGATGAAGTCTACCTGACCAGCACCGAAAAGGCGGGCTCTGCCGCTCGTGCTGCCGCCGCTGAAGAAGGTATTTTCGTAGGTATTTCCTCCGGTGCCGCACTGGAATGCGCTCTCACTGTGGCAAAGCGCCCCGAATTTAAGGGAAAACGCATTGTGGCACTCCTTCCGGATACCGGCGAACGCTACCTCAGCACCTGGTTGTGGAACAATGAAAAGTGATTAGTGGTTAGTGGCTAGTGGTTAGTGTTTTCAGGAATATTCTTTCGGGCTATTTAAAGACGAAACCTCCTCGAAATTGCAAGCACTTGCATCCTTCTGCCCTAGCCCCTAGAACCTAGACCCTAGCCCCTAAATTAGTGATTAGTGGCTAGTGGTTAGAGTTTTCGGGAATATTCCGCAGGGAAATTTAAAGATGTAACCACCTGAAATTGCAGGCTCTTACATCCCGCAGCCCTAGCCTCTAATGAACCTCTAGGAGCGAAGCTCCGACCTCATACCTCAAGCGAAGCGTACCTCAAACTCCTAGCTCCTAGATTCCTGTCCCTAGCCTCAAAACTAGTGAAAGACGATTGATGATTTGGTGTTGTCATTGGGATGAACCTTTGATTTTCACTGACGAACCGAATTAAATTCAACAATTTATATATTATCTTTATACAAAGTAGAACACAACATCGTCTTTTTTTTATGCGAAAACTTGTACCGCTATTTTTCTTGATATGCACCTGTGCGTTAAACATCATGGCGCAGGAAACCTCCGCAGACGTTGCCGAGCAGCCTTCAGCGGACACCATCCGCATCGAAAAGACCATACGCGATACGGTTGTCATCAACATTAAGCCAAAGGCTGATACTATTTACGTCACCGAAGATTCCCTCAAAATACTCCAGTGGAAAGCTCGGCGGGATTCTTCCAATAAGGCTACATCAGACACATCATTTAGCTTAAGTAGCGTCTATCTTGGCCTCAATTTTTTTTCATCTGGCAGCAACAATCATCAAGTATCCCGCCTACGAAATCAGCATTGAAAAAACTCTAGATAAACGCCAATCCTTAAGGCTACTCCACAGTCTCATTTACATCAACGACGAAGATTTTTCAAATAAATATGGAGACCACTTCGAAGGAGACATTTTCCAGTGGACGGCAGGAGCGGCTTACCGTCACTACAGGAAAAGCTCCATCCTAAGCGGATACATTGAATTCGGACTGCAATATGTCAGCAGAATCGGTGACTACACGGCGCTGGATTATGTTTATGAATGGAATGCCGACGCAAGAGATTATGTAAAAAAGGATATGTCCAAGGATATCCACCAAAAAGCTCAGGGTTATCAATGGTTCGTTAACCTAGGAATGGAAAACCGCAAGCGTGCCTTCGAGCATCTGTTTACAGACGTTTCTTTTGGTATCGGCTACAACGCTCTTAGCAACTGGGAAAAAGGCGTTCTTTATGAGTTCGGCACCATCATCAGCGATGATTTGCAGTTCAACTTGAATGTCGTCATTGGATGGGGACTGTAAAATGAAACACTTGATTTTTTTCTCGCTGTTGCTTTGTGCAGGAATAATTTCCGTCTCTCACGCCTCGGATACCTTATATGTAGAAACGCATGTTACCGACACACTGTACGTCATCGACGAGCCGGACGCAGTCTACATGGCCGTTTCCAAAGAAGCTCCAATGAAAATTCCATTGGACTCTAGCACAAGCGATTCCCTGGGTAATACAACAAACAGTCGTGGAGTCAAGGAACCTGGGCGAGCTATCCACGTCAACTACATGTCCGGGATGTCTATTATCGGTATTTTCTTCAAGATACTTCCCATCGACCTGACCTATGAAATAGAGACAAAATACAGGTCATCTATCTTACTCAGCATCAGCAGCTATATGGAATTTGGAGACATCGACTTTATAAATCCCAAAGAATGGGATGGTTTCAGGACGATTACCAATTTCGGCATAGGGTACCGCCAATACATTGTTACTGGCAAAACAACTCTAGAAAATGAGGAATCAAAAAAACATAAACTCATCAACAATCCCTACGGTTCCATTTCCCTATTCCTTCAGGGCGAAATTTTCCCTGGACTCATGTACAGGCATGAAGTCAAGCTGGACGATGATGGACACAAGAAAGGTGATTACCATAGAGACAACGCCTTCGGCACAAGTTTTGTACTTACACCAGGATTATCCTACACTATAGGGCACTCCGTATGGACTTTGGGTTGGAGAATCGGTTACCAATATTGGTCTCACAACTTCAGTAACTTTGGCTTGATTGGAAAAGACGAAGGTATTGCCTTTCAGCCAGGTGTTGCAAATGGCGGAGTCTATCAAGGGTTTATTTTTTCCATAGGCTTCTAGATGAAAGTTCTTATCCTTCTTTTAGTTTTTTGTGCAAGCGTTTTTGCGACTTCGGATACGGTCTTTGTGGATAACCACAAGGTTGCCATTGTAGCACCGACATCTCCCGATACTGGAGGTAAGACGGTCTTTGGTCACGAAATCTCTGCACACATTAACGGAGACTATGGGTACTACTTCACGTATGAACTGCACATCAACAACTTTGGTGTGGCCGCTAGATTTGGCTACTCAGCTCTTACATCTAATGGTTGGACAAGTTCCCTTAGCTACTACACCCAAAAAATCAATGAAAAAGGCGAAGTCAAGGAGATGAACTTGGCGCTGATAGGACGCTACCACCCGGGTTGGCTCACGCGGACGATGGAAGTGGGAGACTTTCTATTTGCTGTTCAAGGAGGCCTTACCGGCCTAAGGCACGAAATTGACATTGTGGAAGACGCCAAGGGCAATCCCATAAAGGATACCCAGTATGGCCTACAAATTTTCATCGGGGCCGATGCGCGATGGATTTGGAAGCATTTTTACTTAGGTGCTGAACTAAACATAGGGAGACATATAGTCAATCCCTCCTGGAAAGACCAAATGAGCTGGAATGATCGGGCTTCCGTCACCAAACGCATCATCAGCAATGGATTTTTTGAAACCGTTGTCAGTATCGGCATTCCTTTTTAAGGGTAATCTTTTCTATAATTCCTAGTGAAAATATTATGGCAAAACCTAAAAGGTTAAACTATGGACATTCCTGAATCTTCCAATTTTATTCAAGACATTATCGTCAACGACTTGCAGACTGGCAAGCGCAACAAGGTTCTTACCCGTTTCCCGCCGGAACCTAACGGCTACATTCACATCGGCCATGCCAAGTCCATTTGCCTGAACTTCGGTACCGCCCAGAAGTTTGGTGGTTTTACCAACCTCCGCTTCGATGACACCAACCCCACCAAGGAAGACGTGGAGTATGTGGATTCCATCCGCGAAGACGTGAAGTGGCTGGGCTTCCAGTGGAAGGAAGAATTCTTTGCTTCCGACTATTACGATCAGATTTATGCCTTCGCCGAAAAGATGATCGAAATGGGCAAGGCCTACGTTGAAGACCTGACCCGCGACGAAATGCAGGAATACCGCGGCAACGACGCCGGTAAGCCTTCCAAGCCGTCTCCGTACCGCGACCGTAGCGTTGAAGAAAACATGAAGCTGTTCCGCGAAATGCGTGACGGCAAGTACGCCGATGGCGAAAAGTGCCTCCGTGCAAAGGTGGACCTCTCTAGCCCCAACATGAACATGCGCGACCCGGTGATCTACCGTACCAAGCACTGCTCTCATCACCGCACTGGCGACAAGTGGTGCATCTATCCTATGTACGACTTCGCTCACCCCATCAGCGACTGGATCGAAGGCATTACCCACTCCATCTGTACTCTTGAATTTGAAGCCCATCGTCCGCTGTACGATTGGTTCCTCATTGAACTTGGCTTGGAGAACCGCCCCCAGCAGATTGAATTCTCTCGCCTGAACCTGACCTACACCATGATGAGTAAGCGTAAGCTTCTCGAACTGGTGGAAACCAAGGCTGTTCTTGGCTGGAACGACCCCCGTATGCCCACGGTATGCGGCTTCCGTCGTCGTGGCTTTACTCCCAGCTCCATTCGCGAATTCTGCAGCCGTATCGGCGTGTCCAAGGCGGAATCCATGGTGGACGTAAACCTGCTCTACTTCTGCATCCGTGAAGAATTGAACCAGAGCGCCAAGCGCGTCATGGCTGTGATCGACCCGGTGAAGGTTGTCATCGACAACTGGGAAGACGGCAAGGTGGAAATGGTTGAAGTGGAAAACAACCCCAACGATCCGAACGCCGGAACCCGCATGGTGCCGTTCGGCAAGGAACTCTACATCGAAGCAGACGACTTCATGGAAGAACCTCCCAAGAAGTACTTCCGCTTGAAGCCGGAAGGGGAAGTTCGCCTGAAGGGCGCCTACTTCGTCACCTGCAAGAGTGTCGAAAAGGACGCAAACGGCAAGGTCACCGTCATCCACTGCGAATACGATCCCGCTTCCAAGGGTGGCGAATCTCCGGACGGTCGCAAGGTCAAGGGCACCATCCACTGGGTAAGTGCCGCTCACGCTGTGGACGCTGAAGTCCGCCTCATCGACAACCTCTTCACTCTGGAAGATCCGTCCAATGTTCCCGAAGGCGAAGATTGGCACAGCTACCTGAATCCGGAATCCATGGTTATCAAGCAGGCTAAGGTGGAACCCGCCCTCGCTGATGCCAAGATGGAAGACCGCTTCCAGTTCCTGCGTCTCGGTTACTTCTGCCTGGATTCCGACGATTCCAAGCCGGGCCACCTGGTGTTCAACCGCACTGTGGGCCTGAAGGACTCCTTCAATAAGTAAGAATTACTGGTCGTGAAACCAAATGTAAAAGTCCCTTGGATTGCTCCAAGGGACTTTTTGGGTTTTAGGAGATGATGTGCTTTTATCGGCTAAGCATCTTGCCGTTAAGGGTTGCGATCCAGTGCGAATTCCTTGCTTTTGCAGGAATTTTCATGGATGTTTGTCCCTCTTTAATCTTTGTCTTGAATAAGACGGAACCCTTTAAGTCAATGATGGCGAAGGTTCCTCCAATGTCTGTTTGGATCTCAAGACGAGACCCATTTACAGTAAAGTAATTGGTGGGGGAGAGCCTGGTATAGTCAATTCTTTGAGCTACGGGAGGAGTCTCTACGGAGTCCTTCTTATCTTCAATAACAGGAATGTGGATTACGGGTTCAGTAACAATAGGATCGGCGGGTTCCTTGAATCCAAGCTGCTCATCCATCCAGACCATGCGTTCTTTCATCTTTTTACGGAGATGTTCTACTTCGCCGTCCCAGGTGTCTGCATTATAGCCGCCCATGGCCATTCCGAAACCGCCACCAGACTGGTTGCAGTATTTCATGGGCTGCGGGTCTGCGTCGTTCTGACCACTCGCTTTACCTAGATTAGGCCAACGTTCAAAATTTCTATTCGCAGCATTCTTCAGATAAATTTTCATGGAATCCAGATAGGCATCCACTGTTTTGGTATGCCAGACTCCACTACGTAATTCTGCCCAACGTTTCTTTAGTTCGCTTTGATAGTTGCTGTCCTTCCACATGCTGGTGAGCCAACGGGGAGCCTTTAAGGAACTTCCCCCAAAGCCGCCCCACATACCGCCACCGCCGTTCCCGTCGGCGATTAGCTTGCTGCTATTTTCGATTTGCCATCCTGTGGTTCCGGAACTTCCAAAACCACCAGCTCCGCCCATACCACCAAATCCGCCGAAGCCTCCGCCCCAACCGCCATTGTTGTTGTTTTGACCTTCTGGAGAGGATCCATTGCTCATGGCTAAGTTAAAATCCCATGGAGGGCCTAACGTAACTTTTCCGCCCTTGCTGTCCTTGGGTTTATGCAAGAAGAAACTGCACCAGTAGGAATCTGCATTGTTGGTCACTTCCTGATGGAGAACATAGTCTACGGCAGAACTCACGTCTACGTAGTTTTCGTAGCCGTTTCCATTCTTGCCGTTCTTGAACAATCCTTCAAGATCGTTCAGGTAATTTTTCAGGTAGTCTTCCTGCTCCTTCTTGATATTTTCTTTTTTGGGATAATGGAGAATGACATTTAGGCCATCGGATGTGCCAAAGCCTTCGTTGTTAACGCTGCCGGAACCAGCCCCGCCTGTGTTTGTGCCGGTCTTGTCAAAGGCCCAGATGTAACCGCCGGTTACGTCGTCTCCGCTGATGTCTTCTTCTTTCAGCTTGGATACGTTTACGCGATATTTGCCGCGCTTGATTTTCTCGATAAGCACGTACACACCGCGGTAAACCCCATTGATGTACAAGTCGAAGTGCATAGTGCGGGGACTGTAGCGGCCAGCCTGCCTAAAGAGCCAGTGGGCTAGGGAATTTCGCATCATGGACTTGTCTACGTATGGTCCGTGAAAGACCCAGTCATCTGCAGGGGGGAGCCCTAACATGCTTACATCGATTCCTTCTCCCAATGAGTCCCGGACTTCCACGCTATAGCCTGGTTTGGGGAAAAGTGCTGAGGATTGCCCTCTAACCTTGATGCCAATATCATAGGAAGTCCCTTTGGCGCTGTCGGCTACGGAATTTGTAGCGGCGTCTAGCACTCTCATTGTAGCAGGGATTTTTTCAGTAACTTTGTTGTCTAGGCACTTGGCTTTGGTATCGACAAAGATAATCGGCAGATCGTATGTCTGCGCTAAAGCATTTGCTGCGGAAAAAGCAACAACGCCACCCATAAATAGAATCTTGGAATACGAACCCATGATTCCTCCATCTAAAACACTCCATATTGTAATTTAAACAGGTTTTGGGAGAAAATTGTGTTAAATCGTGTTTACGTGTTGTTGCTGTTTACAACAAAAAAGCCGTTTTTTGCAACAGAATGGAATGGTCGCGAATCAAAGAATTGAGTACATTAACTAAAATAGGAGGCCGCATGATGAAAGATTTGTTTAAAAGTGCTTGGTCAAGGTTTTTGGGAATTCTGCTGGTTTGCATGGCGGCTTTGCCGTCTTCTGCAAATGCCGCACACAATTTTACTCCTAGCGAATTGGATACGCTGGTTGCAACCATTGCGCTGTATCCAGATCCGCTATTGGTACATGTGCTGACAGCTTCTACGTATGGGGAACAGATACCTGCTGCAAATCAATGGGCTCAGGCTCATAAGGATTTAAAGGGCGAAGAACTTGCTACTGCAATGGAAAATGCGAATCTATCTTACGATCCCAGCGTGCAGGCTTTGATTCCGTTCCCCACCGTTCTTGGAACTATGGCGAAATATCGTACCTGGTCTGATCAGCTTGGAGATGCGGTTTCCGTCCAGAAGGAAGATGTGATGGATGCTGTTCAGCGTTTGCGTTCTCGTGCTTACGATCATGGCCAATTGAAATCGGATGATCAGGTTCGCGTGGAAAAGAATGAAACCATCGTTATTGAACCTACCCGTACGGAATATGTCTATGTTCCCGTTTATAATCCTAACGTGGTGTTCTATGTTCATGCAGGGGGGGATCCTGCCGTTCGGTACCACCATCATGCCTGGCTTGGATCCTGGTTTGGCGAATGGGGCTGGGGCTCTTGCTGGTTTGAATGGGATTCTCATTTTATCTACGTGAGAGACTATCGTTGGTATCATCACAGACCTATTCCTCATCATCCTCGTCGATATAGTCCTCCTCCTCGACATCGTCGTCTGGAACCTGTTCGTTCCTCTACAAGGCCCCGTGAAAACCGCTTTGATGATAGACGGCCGGAAAATCATCGCTTGGATGATCGTAGAACCGAAGATCGCTGGACGGATCGTCGTGTAGATGAACACCGATTTGAAGATCGTCGGAGTGACAATCGTAACGAAAAACAAGGCCGCACCTTTAGCAGAAACGGCTCCTGGGAAGATCATCGTCAGGATGACAACCCGCCCCCTTCTTCCAACAAGAATACTTCTTCATCTTCTCCTCTTGTCAAGAAGCATTCTGCAAGTGGCGGCAACGGTGGTTTTACCCGCATTAAACGCTAAACATTAACAACGTAAATGGAAAAGAAATGCTCTGTACGGAAATTTTAGGCACTACCCATCACGGTACTTATAAGAAAGTGATTGATGTCCTCTTTGAAAACAAGGAATTGGGTGATAAAAATTTCATGAGGATCGCTCGTGATGGCGTAGAACTGGATATCCGTCTGGACTGCGAATTGCAGGACGGAGACATTCTTGCCGAGAATGAATTTTATGTCTACGCTGTAAAGGCTGTGGAAAAATTTCCGGAAAAGAAGAAGAGTTCCTTCTAGACTCTAGACGTCTAACTTATCCACTTCGTTAATGATACGGGTGACTGCATTGATGTAGTCATCCACTTTTTGTACGAACTGATCTGCATTCTTGCTACGTTCAGGAATGCTGATGCCGGGAAAACTTCTGAAAATGGCGTCGTGACTTGCCGGATAATTTCTGAATTTCAGGTAGAATACACCATACATAATGGGAAGGATGGTGTTCGTTGCCTGCATGAAGAAACCGTCTGAATTTCGGTTTTCCTTCAGGTGGATGTAGGCCTGACGCAGGTGAATCATGAGACCGCGAAGTTCGCGCTCGCATTCCAGACGGAGGCAGGAAAGATTTGGGGTGTAATCCTTTAGGGGATCGCTACCGGCAATGGCCTGGTTTCTGTTTGCCAGATGGAGAAATTCCAGCGGGAATACATCTTCGGAGGCACTGATTTCGTCCTGAGTGAAGAAGTAAAGGAATTCAATGTTTTCCTTTTGTGCCTTGGGCAGCAGCTCCTGCAGCTTTTTTAGACTATTGACAGAGTTGTCCTTTAGAATAAAACTGATGGTCCAGGGACTGCTAATCGCATCGTGGCCTTCCATAAGGCAGTCCCCATGGACAAATGCAGACACCAGGTTATCGCCCAGGGATTTTTGCAAAATACCGGGCCAATCAGAGTTTTGGATTTCTTGAACACTAAGTAGTTTTCTCATAACTGTATCCGTTGCAAAAAAGCTTTACCATTTTTTATTGCCGAAACCGCCACCAAAGCTGCTGCCGCTTCCAAAATTACTGCCGCCGAAGCCGCCACCAAAGCTGCCGCCTAATCCGGAACTGCGTACGCCGCCGAAGTTTCCTCCAAAGCCTCCCAGATTTGTGAGAGGAGCTTCTTCTTTGTCTGCCTTGGGCTTACGGCGGATAAGACCGTTGACGAGAGTGCCTAACCATCCTTTCTTTCTTCC
Above is a window of Fibrobacter sp. UWR4 DNA encoding:
- a CDS encoding glutamine--tRNA ligase/YqeY domain fusion protein; translation: MDIPESSNFIQDIIVNDLQTGKRNKVLTRFPPEPNGYIHIGHAKSICLNFGTAQKFGGFTNLRFDDTNPTKEDVEYVDSIREDVKWLGFQWKEEFFASDYYDQIYAFAEKMIEMGKAYVEDLTRDEMQEYRGNDAGKPSKPSPYRDRSVEENMKLFREMRDGKYADGEKCLRAKVDLSSPNMNMRDPVIYRTKHCSHHRTGDKWCIYPMYDFAHPISDWIEGITHSICTLEFEAHRPLYDWFLIELGLENRPQQIEFSRLNLTYTMMSKRKLLELVETKAVLGWNDPRMPTVCGFRRRGFTPSSIREFCSRIGVSKAESMVDVNLLYFCIREELNQSAKRVMAVIDPVKVVIDNWEDGKVEMVEVENNPNDPNAGTRMVPFGKELYIEADDFMEEPPKKYFRLKPEGEVRLKGAYFVTCKSVEKDANGKVTVIHCEYDPASKGGESPDGRKVKGTIHWVSAAHAVDAEVRLIDNLFTLEDPSNVPEGEDWHSYLNPESMVIKQAKVEPALADAKMEDRFQFLRLGYFCLDSDDSKPGHLVFNRTVGLKDSFNK
- a CDS encoding CotH kinase family protein, producing the protein MGSYSKILFMGGVVAFSAANALAQTYDLPIIFVDTKAKCLDNKVTEKIPATMRVLDAATNSVADSAKGTSYDIGIKVRGQSSALFPKPGYSVEVRDSLGEGIDVSMLGLPPADDWVFHGPYVDKSMMRNSLAHWLFRQAGRYSPRTMHFDLYINGVYRGVYVLIEKIKRGKYRVNVSKLKEEDISGDDVTGGYIWAFDKTGTNTGGAGSGSVNNEGFGTSDGLNVILHYPKKENIKKEQEDYLKNYLNDLEGLFKNGKNGNGYENYVDVSSAVDYVLHQEVTNNADSYWCSFFLHKPKDSKGGKVTLGPPWDFNLAMSNGSSPEGQNNNNGGWGGGFGGFGGMGGAGGFGSSGTTGWQIENSSKLIADGNGGGGMWGGFGGSSLKAPRWLTSMWKDSNYQSELKKRWAELRSGVWHTKTVDAYLDSMKIYLKNAANRNFERWPNLGKASGQNDADPQPMKYCNQSGGGFGMAMGGYNADTWDGEVEHLRKKMKERMVWMDEQLGFKEPADPIVTEPVIHIPVIEDKKDSVETPPVAQRIDYTRLSPTNYFTVNGSRLEIQTDIGGTFAIIDLKGSVLFKTKIKEGQTSMKIPAKARNSHWIATLNGKMLSR
- a CDS encoding DUF3300 domain-containing protein, whose product is MMKDLFKSAWSRFLGILLVCMAALPSSANAAHNFTPSELDTLVATIALYPDPLLVHVLTASTYGEQIPAANQWAQAHKDLKGEELATAMENANLSYDPSVQALIPFPTVLGTMAKYRTWSDQLGDAVSVQKEDVMDAVQRLRSRAYDHGQLKSDDQVRVEKNETIVIEPTRTEYVYVPVYNPNVVFYVHAGGDPAVRYHHHAWLGSWFGEWGWGSCWFEWDSHFIYVRDYRWYHHRPIPHHPRRYSPPPRHRRLEPVRSSTRPRENRFDDRRPENHRLDDRRTEDRWTDRRVDEHRFEDRRSDNRNEKQGRTFSRNGSWEDHRQDDNPPPSSNKNTSSSSPLVKKHSASGGNGGFTRIKR